The Euphorbia lathyris chromosome 2, ddEupLath1.1, whole genome shotgun sequence genome includes a window with the following:
- the LOC136220983 gene encoding uncharacterized protein isoform X1 produces the protein MLHAGKVVDEEKVNGDEDNDVVEADVAPDESESPDLDDFPEADFAFLAQVSFEDLDLDSDERLLEDDSPPLKRQRMDKSPDIPADTVDLGDEGTQVEHDGVLSVAQVDCTSPSVGEILASAVVNIPQPPSSSDLAIIDHVGELPSENDTPIISRSEVNETNFQL, from the coding sequence ATGCTTCATGCAGGGAAGGTGGTTGATGAGGAAAAAGTCAATGGAGACGAAGATAACGATGTCGTTGAAGCCGACGTTGCTCCTGATGAATCTGAATCTCCTGACCTCGACGACTTCCCTGAAGCAGATTTTGCTTTCCTTGCTCAAGTTAGCTTTGaagatttagatttagattcagATGAGAGACTCTTGGAAGATGATTCTCCTCCTTTAAAAAGGCAAAGAATGGACAAGTCCCCTGATATTCCGGCTGACACCGTTGACCTAGGTGATGAAGGCACTCAAGTAGAGCATGATGGTGTACTCTCTGTAGCACAAGTTGATTGTACTTCGCCATCAGTAGGTGAGATTCTTGCTTCAGCCGTGGTCAATATCCCtcaacctccatcttcttctgATCTAGCCATCATAGACCATGTAGGGGAACTTCCATCAGAGAATGACACTCCCATTATTTCTAGATCTGAGGTAAATGAAACCAACTTCCAactttag
- the LOC136220983 gene encoding uncharacterized protein isoform X2: protein MLHAGKVVDEEKVNGDEDNDVVEADVAPDESESPDLDDFPEADFAFLAQVSFEDLDLDSDERLLEDDSPPLKRQRMDKSPDIPADTVDLGDEGTQVEHDGVLSVAQVDCTSPSVGTSR, encoded by the exons ATGCTTCATGCAGGGAAGGTGGTTGATGAGGAAAAAGTCAATGGAGACGAAGATAACGATGTCGTTGAAGCCGACGTTGCTCCTGATGAATCTGAATCTCCTGACCTCGACGACTTCCCTGAAGCAGATTTTGCTTTCCTTGCTCAAGTTAGCTTTGaagatttagatttagattcagATGAGAGACTCTTGGAAGATGATTCTCCTCCTTTAAAAAGGCAAAGAATGGACAAGTCCCCTGATATTCCGGCTGACACCGTTGACCTAGGTGATGAAGGCACTCAAGTAGAGCATGATGGTGTACTCTCTGTAGCACAAGTTGATTGTACTTCGCCATCAGTAG GCACTTCTAGATAG